From the genome of Lawsonella clevelandensis, one region includes:
- a CDS encoding UDP-N-acetylmuramoyl-L-alanyl-D-glutamate--2,6-diaminopimelate ligase → MHTLKALATLCDTTLAHGDSDTPISGITLTSSTVEPGDMFAALPGLHVHGARFAADAAARGAYAILTDPEGADIITAAGTDSPALLVVDDVRAVLGTVSAAIYDHPSDTVPVIGITGTSGKTTTAYFIESAFRTAGHSVGMIGTTGSRINGTRVPSSLTTPEAPDLQRLFATMRDAGVHRIAMEVSSHSLLLGRVAGTRFRIGAFLNLSQDHLDFHPTMEAYFQAKARLFTRDSGACCDRAVICIDDEWGVRMRDIAAKSGCAPLTVSTTGPADYTAGPSTVADDGTQHCTLTDPRGHDHTLTLPMPGRFNVANALVALAVAEQAGLTIEDALTGIASVVVPGRLQRIDEGQDFLAVVDYAHKPAAVAAVIATLRSEIKGRLAVVLGAGGDRDSSKRAIMGREAARGSDLLIITDDNPRSEDPATIRAAVEAGALDVPSTERGEIRTIGDRAAAIRAAIAWAQPGDAILVAGKGHETGQEVNGVVHHFDDREEVQAALQERQAGILNAANPSCTSTDTPQVEEGNA, encoded by the coding sequence ATGCATACCCTCAAGGCCCTCGCCACGCTCTGTGACACCACTCTGGCACATGGGGATAGCGACACCCCTATCTCTGGAATCACCCTAACGTCCTCCACAGTAGAACCTGGCGACATGTTCGCGGCTCTCCCCGGCCTACACGTTCACGGTGCCCGTTTCGCTGCCGACGCCGCAGCCCGCGGTGCGTACGCCATTCTCACAGATCCGGAGGGTGCCGACATTATTACGGCAGCGGGTACCGATAGTCCGGCACTCCTAGTCGTTGACGATGTGCGGGCCGTCCTTGGTACCGTCAGCGCAGCGATCTATGACCATCCGTCAGATACCGTTCCAGTCATTGGCATCACTGGCACCTCGGGAAAAACCACCACTGCCTACTTCATCGAGTCCGCTTTTCGAACCGCCGGACATTCCGTCGGCATGATCGGTACCACGGGATCCCGTATCAATGGCACCCGCGTTCCAAGTTCCCTCACCACCCCAGAAGCCCCGGACCTCCAGCGTCTCTTTGCCACCATGCGAGATGCGGGAGTCCACCGTATAGCAATGGAAGTCTCCAGCCACTCGTTGCTGCTTGGCCGTGTTGCCGGAACCCGGTTCCGCATCGGCGCCTTCCTCAACCTGTCTCAAGACCACCTCGACTTCCACCCCACTATGGAAGCCTACTTCCAGGCGAAAGCCCGCCTTTTCACCCGCGATTCAGGTGCATGCTGCGACCGAGCCGTCATCTGTATTGACGACGAGTGGGGAGTCCGCATGCGAGACATCGCTGCGAAGTCCGGATGTGCCCCTCTCACAGTATCGACCACCGGCCCCGCCGACTATACCGCCGGACCCTCGACAGTTGCTGACGATGGCACGCAACACTGCACACTTACCGACCCACGTGGGCACGACCACACACTCACTCTGCCCATGCCGGGACGTTTCAACGTCGCCAATGCGCTCGTCGCACTGGCGGTGGCAGAACAAGCCGGGTTGACCATTGAGGACGCCCTCACCGGCATCGCGTCCGTGGTGGTTCCCGGCCGGCTCCAGCGCATCGACGAAGGACAAGACTTCCTTGCCGTCGTCGACTACGCCCACAAACCAGCTGCCGTCGCTGCCGTCATCGCCACCCTCCGTAGCGAGATTAAAGGACGCCTGGCCGTTGTCCTCGGGGCAGGAGGTGACCGCGACTCCAGCAAACGCGCCATCATGGGGCGAGAAGCTGCCCGAGGTTCTGACCTTCTCATCATCACCGACGACAATCCACGCTCAGAAGACCCTGCCACCATTCGCGCCGCCGTTGAAGCTGGTGCACTGGACGTGCCTTCCACCGAACGCGGAGAGATTCGCACCATCGGAGACCGTGCCGCTGCCATTCGTGCTGCTATCGCCTGGGCACAGCCTGGCGATGCTATCCTGGTCGCCGGTAAAGGCCACGAGACCGGACAGGAAGTGAACGGAGTTGTCCACCACTTCGACGACCGGGAAGAAGTCCAGGCTGCCCTACAGGAACGCCAGGCAGGCATACTCAATGCGGCCAACCCTAGCTGCACCAGTACAGACACCCCCCAGGTAGAAGAAGGAAACGCGTGA